The Euwallacea similis isolate ESF13 unplaced genomic scaffold, ESF131.1 scaffold_106, whole genome shotgun sequence genomic sequence gtgccaaaatgactaaaacaagcagaaacgagcgaaatcggtcagaaacgatcgtttcaccaaggaatttgctcaaatcggccgatttggcttatttcggccatatttgtctattttggcttgaaattgcaccaaattgatgaaaacgtgccaaaatgactaaaacaggcagaaacgagcgaaatcggtcagaaacgatcgtttcatctctgaatttgctcaaatcgaccgatttggcttatttcggccaaaactgtctattttggattcaaattgcaccaaattgatgaaaacgtgccaaaatgactaaaacaggcagaaacgagcgaaatcggtcagaaacgatcgtttcatctctaaatttgctcaaatcgaccgatttggcttatttcggccaaatctgtctattttggattcaaattgcaccaaattgatgaaaacgtgccaaaatgactaaaacaggcagaaacgagcgaaatcggtcagaaacgatcgtttcatccatgaatttgctcaaatcggccgatttggcttatttcggccaaatctatctattttggattcaaactgcaccatattgatgaaaacgtgccaaaatgactaaaacaagcagaaacgagcgaaatcggtcagaaacgatcgtttcatcaaggaatttgctcaaatcggccgatttggcttatttcggccaaatctgtctattttggatggaaacagaaccaaatggatgaaaacgtgccaatatgactaaaacaggcagaaacgagcgaaatcggtcagaaacgatcgtttcaccaaggaatttgctcaaatcggccgatttggcttatttcggccaaatctgtctattttggattcaaattgcaccatattgatgaaaacgtgccaaaatgactaaaacaggcagaaacgagcgaaatcgttcagaaacgatcggttcatctctgaatttgctcaaatcgaccgatttggcttatttcggccaaatctgtctattttggatggaaacagaaccaaatggatgaaaacgtgccaaaatgactaaaacaggcagaaacgagcgaaatcggtcagaaacgatcggttcatcaaggaatttgctcaaatcggccgatttggcatatttcggccaaatttgtctattttggatggaaacagaaccaaatggatgaaaacgtgccaaaatgactaaaacaggcagaaacgagcgaaatcggtcagaaacgatcgtttcatcaaggaatttgctcaaatcggacgaattggcttatttcggccaaatctgtctattttggattcaaattgcaccaaatggatgaaaacgtgccaatatgactaaaacaggcagaaacgagcgaaatcggtcagaaacgatcgtttcatccaggaatttgctcaaatcggccgatttggcttatttcggccaaatctgtctattttggattcaaattgcaccaaattgatgaaaacgtgccaaaatgactaaaacaggcagaaacgagcgaaatcggtgagaaacgatcgtttcatcaaggaatttgctcaaatcgaccgatttggcttatttcggccaaatctgtctattttggatggaaacagaaccaaatggatgaaaacgtgccaaaatgactaaaacaggcagaaacgagcgaaatcggtcagaaacgatcgtttcatcaaggaatttgctcaaatcggacgaattggcttatttcggccaaatctgtctattttggattcaaattgcaccaaatggatgaaaacgtgccaatatgactaaaacaggcagaaacgagcgaaatcggtcagaaacgatcgtttcatccaggaatttgctcaaatcggccgatttggcttatttcggccaaatctgtctattttggattcaaattgcaccaaattgatgaaaacgtgccaaaatgactaaaacaggcagaaacgagcgaaatcggtgagaaacgatcgtttcatcaaggaatttgctcaaatcgaccgatttggcttatttcggccaaatctgtctattttggatggaaacagaaccaaatggatgaaaacgtgccaaaatgactaaaacaggcagaaacgagcgaaatcggtcagaaacgatcgtttcatcaaggaatttgctcaaatcgaccgatttggcttatttcggccaaatctgtctattttggatggaaacagaaccaaatggatgaaaacgtgccaaaatgactaaaacaggcagaaacgagcgaaatcggtcagaaactatcgtttcatccaggaatttgctcaaatcggccgatttggcttatttcggccaaatctgtctattttggattcaaattgcaccaaattgatgaaaacgtgccaaaatgactaaaacaggcagaaacgagcgaaatcggtgagaaacgatcgtttcatcaaggaatttgctcaaatcgaccgatttggcttatttcggccaaatctgtctattttggatggaaacagaaccaaatggatgaaaacgtgccaaaatcactaaaacaggcagaaacgagcgaaatcggtcagaaacgatcgtttcatcaaggaatttgctcaaatcgaccgatttggcttatttcggccaaatctgtctattttggattcaaattgcaccaaattgatgaaaacgtgccaaaatgactaaaacaggcagaaacgagcgaaatcggtcagaaacgatcgtttcatccatgaatttgctcaaatcggccgatttggcttatttcggccaaatctgtctattttggattcaaactgcaccatattgatgaaaacgtgccaaaatgactaaaacaagcagaaacgagcgaaatcggtcagaaacgatcgtttcatcaaggaatttgctcaaatcggccgatttggcttatttcggccaaatctgtctattttggatggaaacagaaccaaatggatgaaaacgtgccaatatgactaaaacaggcagaaacgagcgaaatcggtcagaaacgatcgtttcaccaaggaatttgctcaaatcggccgatttggcttatttcggccaaatctgtctattttggattcaaattgcaccatattgatgaaaacgtgccaaaatgactaaaacaggcagaaacgagcgaaatcgttcagaaacgatcggttcatctctgaatttgctcaaatcgaccgatttggcttatttcggccaaatctgtctattttggatggaaacagaaccaaatggatgaaaacgtgccaaaatgactaaaacaggcagaaacgagcgaaatcggtcagaaacgatcggttcatcaaggaatttgctcaaatcggccgatttggcttatttcggccaaatctgtctattttggatggaaacagaaccaaatggatgaaaacgtgccaaaatgactaaaacaggcagaaacgagcgaaatcggtcagaaacgatcgtttcatctctgaatttgctcaaatcgaccgatttggcttatttcggccaaatctgtctattttggatggaaacagaaccaaatggatgaaaacgtgccaaaatgactaaaacaggcagaagcgagcgaaatcggtcagaaacgatcgtttcatcaaggaatttgctcaaatcggccgatttggcttatttcggccaaatctgactattttggattcaaattgcactaaattgatgaaaacgtgccaaaatgactaaaacaggcagaaacgagcgaaatcgttcagaaacgatcgtttcaaccaggaatttgctcaaatcgaccgatttggcttatttcggccaaatctgtctattttggatggaaacagaaccaaatggatgaaaacgtgccaaaatgactaaaacaggcagaaacgagcgaaatcggtcagaaacgatcgtttcatcaaggaatttgctcaaatcggacgaattggcttatttcggccaaatctgtctattttggattcaaattgcaccaaatggatgaaaacgtgccaatatgactaaaacaggcagaaacgagcgaaatcggtcagaaacgatcgtttcatccaggaatttgctcaaatcggccgatttggcttatttcggccaaatctgtctattttggattcaaattgcaccaaattgatgaaaacgtgccaaaatgactaaaacaggcagaaacgagcgaaatcggtgagaaacgatcgtttcatcaaggaatttgctcaaatcgaccgatttggcttatttcggccaaatctgtctattttggatggaaacagaaccaaatggatgaaaacgtgccaaaatcactaaaacaggcagaaacgagcgaaatcggtcagaaacgatcgtttcatctctgaatttgctcaaatcgaccgatttggcttatttcggccaaatctgtctattttggatggaaacagaaccaaatggatgaaaacgtgccaaaatgactaaaacaggcagaaacgagcgaaatcgttcagaatcgatcgtttcatcaaggaatttgctcaaatcggacgaattggcttatttcggccaaatctgtctattttggatggaaacagaaccaaatggatgaaaacgtgccaaaatgactaaaacaggcagaaacgagcgaaatcggtcagaaacgatcgtttcatcaaggaatttgctcaaatcggacgaattggcttatttcggccaaatctgtctattttggatggaaacagaaccaaatggatgaaaacgtgccaaaatgactaaaacaggcagaaacgagcgaaatcggtcagaaacgatcgtttcatcaaggaatttgctcaaatcggacgaattggcttatttcggccaaatctgtctattttggattcaaattgcaccaaatggatgaaaacgtgccaatatgactaaaacaggcagaaacgagcgaaatcggtcagaaactatcgtttcatccaggaatttgctcaaatcggccgatttggcttatttcggccaaatctgtctattttggattcaaattgcaccaaattgatgaaaacgtgccaaaatgactaaaacaggcagaaacgagcgaaatcggtgagaaacgatcgtttcatcaaggaatttgctcaaatcgaccgatttggcttatttcggccaaatctgtctattttggatggaaacagaaccaaatggatgaaaacgtgccaaaatgactaaaacaggcagaaacgagcgaaatcggtcagaaacgatcgtttcatcaaggaatttgctcaaatcggacgaattggcttatttcggccaaatctgtctattttggattcaaattgcaccaaatggatgaaaacgtgccaatatgactaaaacaggcagaaacgagcgaaatcggtcagaaactatcgtttcatccaggaatttgctcaaatcggccgatttggcttatttcggccaaatctgtctattttggattcaaattgcaagttatgttttgatccgttttaagactcaaaaaaaaaacactttactttgaaattaatttatttcaaacaggaccgatagtaaacacaacgttcgcgatacaagcaaagactcactaaaaaggctactgcgcttaatgctacttcttatttatactaatcgtACGGGTGACGTCATAACAGCGACGCTTGGTGTTACGGGGATGTAACTCCTCCACCCTTAGATGGGCATAAAACCCGAAGTTTCTATGACCTAAATTACTATGTCATTTTCTGGACTCTCggtctttttgtattttaaaacaataggcCATAGATACTTTGCTAATAAACCTAATAAGAACAATATTATGATACCATACAATAGGACAGTCCAAATACTGGTTCTGTCGTAGTGAAGGTTAGTATTTagtaacattgaattttccttCTTCTGCAAATCAACCTCATTCTGTAATTCGgcgatattatttaaatctattttgcTTAAGTTAGGCAGttctattttttggtatgGCTTTTGATAtgtatgattaatatttatgtctaacaaagggaaaatttgaaattgccggTTGGTTTTCCTATTGCCTCTTAAAACTATGttccttattttaagattacaACGATACTCTAAATCTATTGCGTAAGTTCCATCCAATAGAATGTTACTTTGTGAAGATTTACATGTTTCTAATCCGACAATACTTTTGGTGGTCACCAGGATCCACTTATTATCGtctatgttttgtatttgtgtttCCCCCAGGGTAACAGTTATTGATTTACATCGTGTGGCGTTGTGTTCGTAACGCAGGAGTTGTACTTCGCATGGGGAAAAATCGTGGAAGTTATCTATATGTATTTGAGGGCATAGATATTCATTAGGGGATACGTACCGACAGGGTTCGTTCGCGTATCCGAATGTTTGGTCGTTTATCAGTAGATATTCGGATCGGGGTATTATGACTTTGTATACTTCGCCATGTCTTACGGGCAAGGGGAGTAATCGGAATAAATCATAACTAACTTTTTCTACTAATGGAATTTCGATGATGAACGTGATCGAGTTATCTTTggcgaaactttttatttccaaagtgtTTTCGATAgttaatagattttcaatgttGGGCTCGAATGGTAGTTTTCCTAGGGGAATTTGCTCTTTCATTGACTGTAGTTCTGTTAGGAATTCACTTGGGTCGATTATGGTGTTATGGAAGGtgtttaatttagcaaaggtAATTGCCTCTTCGATATTTGAAAGTATATCGTAAATATTCTGGTAAAAGACGGTAATTTGGGTGATAATCATTTGGATACGATAGAactcaaaaaggtttgtttcCTTGACCTCGATTTGATTGACGACATCTATTATTTGTCTAATACGTGACTCCAATATAATTTGGTTATGGGAtacatttcttattgtttctctgaaattgattattgatttagaaaaaagagtCATCTGCTTGTCAATGGCggattttaaatcgttttggttttgtttaagGATTTCCATGTTTTGGTCGATACGTTTTGCGTCATCTTGGTCTAGGTTCCccgttattgtttttatgattgatCCTAAGGCGTTTATAAGAGCTCGTTTCGTTCTTAATTTGTTCGGGAAGATTTGATTTATCTGACGgatgattttgtgttttaagctAGTAGTCACAACAAGGGAATTGTGGTATTCGAGTTTATAGTCAGTGAAGTTATTTAGGGTTTTGACGAGTAAGTCGAAttgggtattaatttttgcgaattcTTGTAATAGTTCGGTCATGTCGTACGTTTGGATAAAGTGCCAGTGGTCAATAGTCTTCTGGGCCTTGCCTAACTTGTAGGGTAGTACACCGGGGTTGGATTTTAAGTTGATGTACTGGGATTTTCCATGCGCGAGGGGCCATCTGTAAAGAGGGGTTTCTTTAGTTCCTTGATATgtgctatttcaattttgtagggGCTTCGCGTGCTTTGGATTTTTACCTTATtatgttctaatttttctatgattatAAACGGTCCGCTGAATCTTGGGTTCTTTTTGTTTCGAGAGTTTAAATTTCGGTAGACCTTTTGGTTGACCTTAAAATCGGGGGATTCGTTTCCTTTGTGATTCCTTTTGGCAATAACTTTCTCCTTAttactttccattttcttcacGACATCTTCGCATAATGCATCGACTTTGGCTTTATGAGAGGAGACGTAGTCTGAGTAAAATGTTGTTGATATGAGGTCAAAAGGGTCTCTTGTATTTGTGTGTCCCAGGATGAGTTCGTGGGGTGTGAAATTTGTTACGCTACTTTTAGTGCTGTTGTATGCGATTATGGCATATGGAATTAGTTCAGTAATCGGTTTTGTGTCGTCCTTTTGTTTTAGGATTCTGAGGTGTTCAATCAATGTAGAGTGGAAGCGTTCCACTGGTGCGTTAGATTCGTGGTGTCTAGGGGTCGTGAagtgaatgttaattttttgggttttcaacaattccttCAATAGTTCGTTGTTAAATTCCTTGCCATTATCACAAGTGACTGTCTCAGGGCATCCGAAGAATGAGAAGAAGTTGACGAGTTTATCGCACACCGATTTCGCGTTTTTGTCATACGGATATGCTtgtccaaatttggaaaatttatcgaagATTGTTAGGAAATTTTGTGCTTCGAATGTAAAGGTGTCGATATGTATCATCTGAAAGGGTTTGCTAGGTGTTTCTGTTCTTGTAAGAGGAATGTAAGATTTGAAACGGCAGTATTTTGACGTTTGGCAAATGGTGCAatcattgatatattttgtcaCGTCTTCTTTTAGCTTGGGCCAGTAATAAAGGGCTTTAAGGCGTTGGTACGTTTCGTTGATGCCTCTGTGGTTCTGCTTGCCTTCGTGTTGGTGGGTGATGagcatgattttttcttccgGGTCTGCGATGTTGTGTAGCAGTTTGGTGCATATTCttatttgtagattttgaaaatattttaggcataCATCTATAAATGGGGACATTAAGTCTTTGTCGACGAAGTATACGTAACAGGGCTTTTTGCAAGTGAGatattcttgaataaattgtttaatagtgtCTGGGTTATTTGATACGTCTACGTGACTTATTACGTGATTCTCATAgcgttctttgttaaattttatctgcaCGTGTGGAGATTTCTTTATCAGGAATTGCAGGTGCttgttgtttataatttcttcTAGAATGCTGAGTCCTGGATTCTCACGGTCAGCGTCTTGGCTGTGTACTGTTTCATCGGCGGTTGCTGCGTCAGGCGGACGTAATTGAATATCGGAGacgatatttattttctgctggCTAGTCCCGGGTCTGTTATCAAAGTTGGTTTCTTCGAAGTTGGTGTTTCCTGCGACTGTTTCTAAGTAGTCTTTGATGTCGTCGTCAGAGTTACCAGggttattcaaaattgactCGTTCTCGTAAATATTCAGTTGTATCCTGGACAGGGCATCTGCGTTAGTGTTCTGGCGTCCCTTCTTGTATATTATCTGGTAATCGAACTCTTCTAGTCTCAATCGCCATCTCACCAATTTTGAGTTAGGTTCCTTCAGGTTAAAAAGCCATACTAGGGGCCTATGGTCtgtgtaaatgtaaaacttgCGGCCAAATAAGTAGGGgcggaaatatttacatgccCAAACTATTGCTAGTAATTCTTTCTCGATTGTCGAATATTTGGTTTCCGAATCATTTAGGGTCCTAGATGCATAGGCTATGGGTCGATCATTAGGTATTGGACCTTGCGATAAAACAGCTCCGATTGCATAGTTACTCGCATCCGTGGTCAATAGAAAGGGTTTCGAGAAGTCGGGATATTGTAAGACGGGggaatttattagaatttgtttGCAGTGGTTAAAAGAATTAACGAATTCAGGGTTATGTattatcttaacatttttcttgaggCAGTTGGTCAGtggctttgtaattttagcaaaatctttaataaagcgtCTATAGTATCCGACTAATCCTAGGAATGACTTTATCTCTCGGGTAGTTTTGGGAATAGGAAAGTTTTTCACTGCATTGATCTTGTCGGGATTCGGCTTTACTCCGTCTCGACTCACAACGTGTCCTAAGTACTGTACCTCTTTCCTTAGAAACTCGGACTTGTCAAGTTGGATCTTAAACTTTGAGTCTCTCAGTCGtttaaaaacgtttcttagattttcgatATGTTCTTGCAGGCTTGTACTAAAGATGATCACATCGTCTAAGTAGACTAgacatgtttcattttgtagtcCTCGTAGGATGTTGTTCATCACGCGTTGGAAGGTCGCCGGGGCGTTTTTGAGGCCGAAGGGCATTCGTAGAAATTCGTAATGCCCGGTGTCCGtagtaaaagctgttttgccAATGTCTTCATCATGCATTTGGATTTGGTGAAATCCATTTGCTAAGTCCAGTGTCGTGAAATAATGGGCTTTGCCTAGTTTGTCAAGTATTTCGTTGATATTAGGCAAAGGGAATTTATCATCTACTGTCTGTTCGTTCAGCTTTCGGTAGTCGATGACCATTCGCCACTTTTGTTTCTTAGATTGGTCTAGTTTTTTTGGCACGATCCAAATAGGCGATGACCATGGTGAATTTGAATCTCGGatgatattttgatgtaataatTCGGAAACTTGCTTTTTTACCTCGGCACGATGTACTTCGGGGTACCTATACGTCTTAGTAAAAATGGGAGTTTCGTCTTTGACCTTTATcctgtgttttattgaattagtaAAAGTTAACGGGATGTTTTcgcaatggaaaatatcacgGAATTCGTAGCATAGTTTGGAGATCTGTTCCCTTTCTTCGGAATTGCAGTGGTCaagtctaatttttcttaggtTATCCTTGAGCAATTGGTCAGTGGTTTGTCCGGCAGAATTTTGAGTTAAGGGGTGATCTATGAAGTTTAATTCGTTCGTGTTTATTGGTTCTATGTTGAACGTTTCGAGAAGTTGCAGGTTTATCGGATTTTCTCTAGGGTTTAAGGCGGTAGTCAGGGCTGTATTGTTTTGAACTCGTACTAGGCATTCTGGAATTTCGAGGTGTCCTAGTTTTTGATAAGGGATTATGCCGTATCCGTTGGACATTTTGACTGGAATTCTGATTTGCTGGATACTCCTAGGGCTTATTACGTAATTGAAATCGTGGTAATTAATATCTCGGGGTTGAGGGGTTTTCGCATCGTGGTAAACAGGTAGTGTTGTTCCGGGTAAGTTTAAAGTATTCGCTTTGAAATCGATTTTGGCGTCTAATTGTTTCATAAGATCAAGTCCTATGAGTCCTTCAAATTTTGGGGAGAattcgaaaaggaaaaatttatgtgaaccTGGTGTTTGTAACGTGGGGAATATTGGTAGTGTGATAGTTTCGTTATGAAAAGAAGTTGCGTGGGCGGTCTGAACTTGAAAGAGTTCTTCCTGaattaaatggggaaatttcTGATAAGCAATTTGGGGTTTTAGGAAGCTTCTAGTGCTACCAGTGTCTAACAAGAATTTAGATTTGAGTTCGGGTATCAGGATGTATGGTAATTGGGTGTCATGGTTGTTTAAGAATATTACGTCGTGTTTGTGCTCTGACcggttaaaggaaaatttaggttttcctCTTGGGTATCTTTTTCAATATCGGGTTGCTGATAATCGATGTCATGATACAGATGATTCTGGTCAAATGGTGCATTAAAATGATCCTCAACGAGATTTAAGTCGTAGGGGTACTCGGGAGGTTCCTCGATAGGTACGTCAATGTGATCGGGGTGTTCAGGTGTTTGAGGGAATACTTCCTGATTGTACAGTTCTTggcttataaaattctttttgttgccGTTAATCAAGGTGTTACCAGAACTGGTGTCCATGGGTTCAAATTTACGACTGATGTTAGATCTTTGGGACGCTTGTCCAAAGGGTTTAGGGGCAAATCCATTAGGTCGAAAAGCATTGGACTGGTTACTGAAAGGGCCGTTTGCTTTTGGCAAATAGCTTGGGAAACTAGAATTTGAGAACTGTGGTTTTGGGAAGTTGTTTTGTTGTGGGAAGCTCGGGAATGTTCGAGATGGATTGAAGTTGTTTGCCCATTGCGTTGGGGGTGCATTTGAAGTTTGAGGGTTACGGCTGAAATGGCTTGGGAAACTGGGTCTATTCATGGGCGTGGAACTAGAATTGTGAAATCTATTGGGTGGTTTTTGACTTTGCCCGAAATTTTGTGTAGTTTTGaagcgaataaaattttcctcttctttcaCAAATGACATGGCTTGTTCCAAACTCGATGGGGTTTTTAATCTTACTACAAGTTGGAGGTTATACGGTAATCCATTGATGAACGTTTTTAGTGCAAATTCGTCGTAGtgattaatcttaattaattttgtttcgttGGTATCTGGGCCAGCGTTAAGTTTAGCAAATAGTAAACTCCTTGAATCTTGAATTCTCATGCCAAATTGCAAGGGAGATTcggttttaaaaggttttaaattaattaagtcttgtattAGACAGTCTATAGATCTTTGATCCGCGAAACTGAGGGTCAAAACATCCTTTATGAGTGCCCAAGAATTTAATTCGACacgtgaagaaattaattcggcTGCTCTACCAGTCAATTTACTAAGTATCGTATCGAACAGGCAAATATTTATGGGATCATTTGGTTCTGCacggttaaaaaaagcttttaacagattttccaCAGCggtaataaatctatttagtAAGCGAGGGTTACCGTCAAAATGTGGGATGTTATCagactgatatttcaacaattggTAATTTACTGGGGGCATGTTGCTATTAGAATGGAGCgatatgttattaaataaatcactaaGATCAATTTCGTTTATCGGCTCAATCGTGAAGGCTCGGTTTTAGCAAAATTAATACAATCGCTTCCTATTACTATTCTACTTAAAGTCTAATGCTaacaaaatgacaattgattaaacttacagcaaaatgaagattattaGCTTCATGAAGTCTCTCGATGAGGCGATGGTCTTCGTCTTTGGGCTTCTCAGGATTGGCGATTTTTGTCCACCTGCGAAGGGTCCTACGAAGTACTGGAACTGGTCGATATGCTCTCGAACAGTGTCCAGGGCCTGTGGAGCTTGCTGTCTCGTCGTTGATTTGATCGGTGGTCCTTCGGGTTTCCTTAAGTCCTTTTGGAGTTAGATTCttctttgagcaaattcttgaaagaaaccgttcaaaatatgcccttttgaacgtctcaaaaatccgaacgactgcgccagttatgttttgatccgttttaagactcaaaaaaaaaacactttactttgaaattaatttatttcaaacaggaccgatagtaaacacaacgttcgcgatacaagcaaagactcactaaaaaggctactgcgcttaatgctacttcttatttatactaatcgtacgggtgacgtcataacagcgacgcttggtgttacggggatgtaacttgcaccaaattgatgaaaacgtgccaaaatgactaaaacaggcagaaacgagcgaaatcggtgagaaacgatcgtttcatcaaggaatttgctcaaatcgaccgatttggcttatttcggccaaatctgtctattttggatggaaacagaaccaaatggatgaaaacgtgccaaaatcactaaaacaggcagaaacgagcgaaatcggtcagaaacgatcgtttcatctctgaatttgctcaaatcgaccgatttggcttatttcggccaaatctgtctattttggatggaaacagaaccaaatggatgaaaacgtgccaaaatgactaaaacaggtagaaacgagcgaaatcggtcagaaacgatcgtttcatcaaggaatttgctcaaatcggccgatttggctaatttcggccaaatctgtctattttggatggaaacagaaccaaatggatgaaaacgtgccaaaatgactaaaacaggcagaaacgagc encodes the following:
- the LOC136418821 gene encoding uncharacterized protein, translated to MIITQITVFYQNIYDILSNIEEAITFAKLNTFHNTIIDPSEFLTELQSMKEQIPLGKLPFEPNIENLLTIENTLEIKSFAKDNSITFIIEIPLVEKVSYDLFRLLPLPVRHGEVYKVIIPRSEYLLINDQTFGYANEPCRYVSPNEYLCPQIHIDNFHDFSPCEVQLLRYEHNATRCKSITVTLGETQIQNIDDNKWILVTTKSIVGLETCKSSQSNILLDGTYAIDLEYRCNLKIRNIVLRGNRKTNRQFQIFPLLDININHTYQKPYQKIELPNLSKIDLNNIAELQNEVDLQKKENSMLLNTNLHYDRTSLLAKYLWPIVLKYKKTESPENDIVI